The DNA window CAGATTCCGGGATTTGCCTACCGGAATTATGGTTCGAGGTTCGACTCGTGCGTCGAGGAGGTGATGAGTCAGGAGGAGGTGTCGGCCAGGGAGTTCTACGTCCGCGAAATGCAGGAGGCGAGCGCCGAGGGAGGGTTCAGGGTCGCCCACATGGCCTTCAGGGACGGGCGGTTTGAGGTCGATGGCACGACTGCGACCCTGAGGTTCACCCTGGCCAGAGGGCAATATGCGACCGTCCTGCTCAGGGAGATAATCAAACCGACCGACCCAAAGGCATCCGGGCTCGCCTAGAACTCGACAACGCTTATACACCGTTCCCTTACGGCGTTTCCGAAAGCCGATGTCTCAGGATGTTTACGACCTGACCATAGTCGGTGCGGGCCCAAGTGGGTTGTTCGCGACCTTCTATGCGGGACTCAGGCAGATGAAGACGAAGATCATCGACGCCCTGGAAGAGCCCGGAGGGCAGGTGGCGGTGCTCTACCCTGAGAAGTACATCTTCGACGTCCCGGGGTTCACGAAGATCCTTGCGAAAGACCTTGTGAAGAACCTGGTGGAGCAGGCCTTCCAGTACCACCCCACCGTGGTGCTCGGAGAGCGGGTAACTACCCTCCACAAGGATAACGGCGTAATCGAACTCGGGACTGACAAAGGGACCAAGCACTACAGCAAGGCCGTCCTAATCGCCGCAGGCGTAGGCGCCTTTTCCCCCAACAGGCTCGAAGCCCCTGGCGCTTCAGACTACGAAGGGAAGGGGGTCTACTACTTCGTGAAGGACAAGAGCGCCTTCAAGGACAAGAACCTCCTGATAGTGGGGGGCGGCGACTCGGCCGTCGACTGGGCCCTCAACATCAAGGAAACGGCGAGGAAGATCACCCTCGTCCACAGGAGGGACGTCTTCAGGGCGCACGAAGGGAGCGTGGTAGAGCTGATGAAATCAGGGGTCGAGGTCAAGCTGTTCTACGAAGTCAGGAGGGTGGTAGGAGACGGTTCGAAGATCAACCAAGTCGTCGTCTTCGACAACCGGTCCCAGGCAGAGACCACGTTGGACGTCGACGTCATACTCGTGAACATAGGCTTCAGAGCCGACTTGGGTCCCATAAAGAACTGGGGGTTGGAGATCTCGGGAAGAGAGATCGCGGCCAACGGGAAAATGGAGACGAGCATCCCCGGAGTCTACGTGGCAGGGGACATCGCCGGGCCCCTCGACGGGGTGAAGCTGAACCTGATTGCGACGGGCTATGCCCAGGCAGCTCTCGCGGTGAACGTTGCGAAGGCCTACGTGGACCCGAACTCTAAGATATTCCCCGGGCACAGCAGCGAGATGAAGAAGTAGCTCAGCTGACCGTGCCGAGCGCCCTTCCGAAGTTATAGTCTTTCTTCACTGCCGGATGTAGCGGGTCGACGAGGATGCACTCGAACCATGCGAACCTTCCGTCATGCCACACCGGGTAGGAGCCGAGCAGGCTCATGTTCGGGTACCTTTCTGAAACTCTCCTTTCGGCGACGGTCTGTGAGGATACGTCGGACTTGATCTTCAGAACACCCATGTGCTTCGGCCTCCTTCCGGAGGTCGGCCGTTGCTTTCTCATCCCTCCCCTCGAGACCCTGATGCGCACCACAACCACACCCTCCTTCGCTTTGTAACCTAGGGCCCTGGCCCTGTCCAGTCTCCAGGGACGGTCTACCCTCAACATGGCTGGCTCTTTCCTCAGCTGGACTGCGCGGACTCTGATGTCAGCGGCCTTCTCATGGAAGATGGCCTGCCAGGTCTTCGAGATCTGCTGGTACATGGGCATCTGGGCGCCTCGCCCTAAGTCAGCAAATAAACGTTCTGAGCGTTACTATGACTTTTCGAAGAAAGTCCTGACCTTGGCGCCGATGACCGCGATCGCGTCGGCCTGGGCCTCCTCGGTCTGGCCGCCGATGTGGGGGGTGAGAATGGTGTTCGGGGCCTTCAGGATTGCGCCCGAGGGGGGCTCGTGCTCGAACACGTCCAGAGCCGCGCCTCCCATCTGCCCGGCGGCCAGGGCGGCTGCCAGACTATCCTCGTCCACGACACCGCCTCTGGACGTGTTGATCAAGAACGCACTCTTCTTCATCCCAGATAGTCTTTCGGAGTCCACCATGTGCCTGCTTTCAGCCGTGAGCGGGACGTGGAGGGTCACGTAGTCCGAGGATGCGAAAAGCTCGTCCAGTAGGACGACGCGGGCGTGCAGCTTCGAAATGACCTCGTCAGGTATTGCAATCACGTCGTAAATCAGGACGTGCATCCCGAGGGTGCCGGCTATCTCGGCGATCCGCCTCCCGATCCTCCCCAGGCCGACGATCCCGAGCGTCTTGCCCTTCAGCTCCGTCCCCATGAGCGAGTTCTTCTCCCACCTGCCGGCTTTGATGCTCTGGTCCGCCTCCACCAGCTTCCTGCTGAGCGCGAGCATCAGGAGGACTACGTGCTCGGAGACAGCCTCCACGAGAGACTCTGGACTGTTGACCACCTGGATTCCCTTGGATTTCGCGTATTCCACGTCCACGTTGTCGAGGCCGGTTCCCGGCCTGGCGACGAGCTTCAGACTAGACGCCCGGTCGATGAGGTCCCTGTCCACCTTGGTCCTGCTCCTGACTATGAGGGCGTCGTACGGTCCGACTGTTTCGAGTAGCTCCTCGCGGGTGATCGAAGGCCGGTAGTCCACGTCGATAGAGTCTCCCAGTGCGAGGCTGTCGACCTCCACCTGGTCGCAGATCAGAATCTTTGTCATGGCATCATTGCGCCCGCCTCAGCCCCTCCCTTGCGGTCTCCGAAACGAGCGATATATCGGTTGAATCCCACGCCCCCTGGTAGGCCAGGGCCGCGAGGGGAGCGCGCTGCGAAACTGCTTGAGATAGAAACTCGAGGACCTTCGCGCCGGGCCTTCCGACCAACTGGGCTCCGAGGACCCCAGAATCGCGTCTATCGTAGACTATCAAGCAGAGGCCTTCGGCTGTAGACATCCTGACCTCCCGGGGGTCGAACCCTTCACCCGTGGCCTCTTCCAGGCTCATCCCTACCGAGGTTAGCCTGACCCCGAAGACCTCGGCCTCGAACCCCAGGTGGAGGCGGAAGTGAACCCTTTGTCCCGAGGCGTTGGCTCCAGCGACCCGTCCCGAAGAGCGGGCGGCCGAGGCCGGGATGATTCCATGAGAGATTCCATCGGGGCGGAGACAGGCGCACTCTCCTGCAGCGAATACTCCCGGCGAACCTGCCTTCAGGAGGGAATCCACCAGGATGGCGCCACTCGAGTCCTGCTCTGCCTGAACCATGGGCACGTTGGGCACCATCGCCGGGACGATGACAAGGAGGTCGCAGGGGATGAGCGACCCTCCGGCCAAGACCGCCTCGACTTCTTCGAGGCCGAGGACTCTTGCGAGCTCCGAGTCCAGGATCGAGACCCCTCTCTCTTCGGCGGCCCCCCGGAGCTGAGACGAGACTTCGGGGTTGAGGAACGCCTGAGGGGCGGGCCGGTTGGTCAGCAGAGTCACCCTCCGCCCGGCGACTGCAAGCCTGTCGGCGACCCTCAGGGCTGGAAGGCCTGAGCCGGAGACAACTACCCTGTGAGCGCCGGGGCGGTCCATCCCCTTCTCTATGAGGGAATCTGGATGGTCGAGGAGGATGACCCCAGCCTTCTTGTGGCCGGGGAAGGGCCTGCGGAGGGGCCTGCATCCAGTCGCGATTACGACGGAATCGAACGCAACGCTGCCCCGAGGAGTCGCCATGTAGGAGGCCCCGACGCTGAGGACCGGCTCCTCAGTCCTGATTTGGACGCCCTGGGACTCGAGCATCGCGACATGTCCTTCTGAGCCGGAGAGCGGGCCCCTCTCGAAAAGGCTGACCTCGTCGCCGTTCGTCGCTGCTTCAGCGCAGGCAGAGAGTCCCGCCCTGCCGCCTCCCACGACGCACACGCGTGTCATCTGACGGACGAGGAAGATTGACGGTTATAACGGGCAGGGGTACGCCGTCGGATGTGCTTGTGGGAGTCGTCGGCAAACCTAATGTCGGGAAGTCCACCTTCTTCGCAGCCGCGACCCTGAAGGACGTTCCGATAGCAGACTACCCTTTCACGACGATACAGCCCAACGTCGGGGTGGCGTACCTCAGGACGAAGTGCGTGTGCAAGGAGATGGGGGTGAAGGACAGGCCGAAGAACTCGGTCTGCGTCGACGGGGCGCGGCTGATTCCGGTGAAGCTCGTCGACGTCGCAGGTCTGGTGGAAGGTGCTTCCGAAGGGAGGGGGCTTGGGAACAAGTTCCTGGACGAGGTGAGGCAGGCAGACGCCCTGATTCACGTTGTGGACGCTTCGGGCTCCACGGACGAAGAAGGGCGGAAGGTCACGCCGGGGTCTCACGACCCGATCAGAGACCTGGAGATGGTCGAGCGCGAGTTCGACCTCTGGGTTTTTGGCCTCCTGAGGAAGGACTGGGAGAGGGCGACCAAGATCCTCGAACAAACAGGGGGGAAGGTGGTGGAGCACGTAGCCGACAGGCTTTCGGGCCTTTCTGTCTCGTTCGCCGACGTTGAGCAGGCGGTCTTGCACCTCCATTTCAGGACCGAGAAGCCGAGCTCCTGGACTGAAGAGCAGCTCATGCAGCTTGTCTTGGAGATCAGGAAGCTGACCAAGCCCTCGCTGATCGCAGCCAACAAGGCCGACCTTCCTACCTCCGCTCCGAACATCGGGCGGCTCAAGGAGACGGGGCGCAATGTGGTTCCGTGCGCTGCGGAGGCTGAACTCCTTCTGCGGAGAGCCGCCGAACATGGCCTCGTTCAGTATGTTCCCGGAGACCCCAGCTTCTCCGTCCCGTCTGCCGAGAAGCTGAGCGCGGCTCAGACAAACGCGCTGAGAATGGTGGACAAGGAGGTGATGAAGATCTACGGCGGGACTGGCGTGCAACAGGCCATAAACGAAGCATACTTCGGCCTGCTAAGCGCCGTAGTCGTGTTCCCGGTCGAGGACGAGGCCAAGCTCTCCAACAAGGACGGGGACGTCCTCCCCGACGCCTTCGTGATGAGGGGAGGGTCGACATCGCTGGACCTGGCCAGGACCGTGCACAGCGAATTGGCGGAGACCTTCCTTTACGCCATCGACGCTAGAACGGGAAAAAGGCTCTCTGCAGACCACAAGCTGGCGAACCGAGATATTGTGAAGATCGTCTCAAGCGGCAAGCGGGGCTAGGGGCTCCGCCTTCTTCTGTTCCGGCCTGAAGACGAGCTTGCTCTTCCTGACGCCGACGTGTCTCAGGTGAGTGACCTTCTTTGCCTCGTTGTAGACGTCGGACGCGACCTTCTGGAGGACGAGCTCCTGGGCAAGCTGGTCGTAGGTGAGGCTTGCAGCCCTCTCGGCGATCACCCTGTCCATTATCACCCTGAGGTCGTGTTTCTTCGAGCTGTTCATCTTGCCCTGAGAGAGGGCGGTGCAGTAGACCCTTACGATAAAGCCGTCCTTGGTGGTGTAGTCCCTGATGAAGTCGGACATGGACGACCCTCTCCTGATCAGGCTTCTGAGGAACTCCCGGGAGTATTCGTGCCCCTTGAAGACCGTGGAGGCTGTCTCGTTCTCCACCTTGTCGATCTGGAAGAAGAGCTTGAAGCTGTAGTGCTGAGGGTCCTGCTTCAGGATGTCGTAGAGGGTGGTCTCTATGACCCGGCCGAGGGGTTTCTCAATGTCTGTTAGGGGGACGCGCGCTATGGGTGCACTTCCAAAGGATGGAGACGCTGTGACTACGACCCAGGACTTCAGCTTCCACTTGTCTCTCACCTTGGCGACTTTCTTCGGCATTCAGAGGCGCCTCGCCCGTGTCCCGTTTATAACCTCATTGCCGCTGGAGCGATTCGACGCCCCCCATGTAGGGGCCCAGGACCTTGGGTATCTTCACGGAGCCGTCCTTCTGCTGGAAGTTCTCGACGAGCGCGACCAGGGTCCTCGTGACGACTGCGGACGAGTTGAGGGTGTGCACCAGGGTCGTTGGGACGTTCTGTTTCTCCCTGTACCGAATCAGGAGGCGGCGGGCCTGGAAATCGGTGACGTTGCTTGCTGAGGCCATCTCCCTGTAGTTCCCCTGGCTAGGGAGCCAGGCTTCCAGGTCGTAGGTCTTTGCGGACATGAACCCAGTGTCGCCGCTGCAGAGCGCGATCACCCTGTAGGGGATCCCCAGGGCCTGGTAGATCTGTTCAGCGTTGGAGACGAGCTCCTCGTGGAGCTTCCAGCTCTCCTCCGGCTTGCTGAAGACGACCTGTTCAACCTTGTAGAACTGGTGGACCCTGAAGATTCCCTTCGTGTCCCTCCCGTGGGCCCCAGCCTCGACCCTGAAGCAGGGACTGAAGCCGCAATACTTGATGGGGAGGTCCGAGGCTTCGAGGATCTCGTCCCTGTGCATCGACACCAGCGGATGCTCTGAGGTGGCGATGAGGTGGAGGTCCTCCCCTTCCAGCTTGTAGATGACCGGTCCGAAGTCGTCCAGGTTGACGACCCCCTCGTAGGAGGACCTGTTCAGCATGAAAGGTGGCTCGACTGCGGTGAACCCCCGGGCCATCAGGAAGTCGAGGGCGTACTGCATTATCGCGTGCTCGAGCTTCACGGCGTCCCCCATCAGGAATGAGAACCTGGCCCCCGCCACTTTGGCTGCCCTCTCCATGTCGACCATTCCCAGGGCCGAAAGGACGTCGATGTGGTCCTTGGGTTTGAAATCGAACTTCGGCTGCTTGCCCCAGGACCTGACGGTCACGTTCTGTGACTCGTCCTTCCCCTCGGGGACGCTATCGTGTAGGATGTTGGGAAGGCTCAGGAGGATCTTGGAAAGGCGGGCGTACCGCTCGTCTGCCCTGGCGTCGAGGTCCTTTATCTCCCTCGGGATGTCCTTGATTTCAGCGAGCTTTGCGTCGATGGATTCGCCCTTCTTCTTCACCGCGGCCACCTCGCCCGTAAGCTCGTTCTGCCTGTGCCTGAGCCTGTCCGCCTCGGTCTTGAGCTTCCTCCAGTCGGCGTCTGCCTGGGCCGCCTCCTCGACGAGAGCGGCTTTCTGGGGGGTTCCCCTCCGCCGGAGGCTCCTGACCACCGATTCAGGGGATTCGCGGATGAGCTTGACGTCCATCAAGGAGAGGGCGGCTCCATGCTCG is part of the Nitrososphaerota archaeon genome and encodes:
- a CDS encoding NAD(P)/FAD-dependent oxidoreductase; this translates as MSQDVYDLTIVGAGPSGLFATFYAGLRQMKTKIIDALEEPGGQVAVLYPEKYIFDVPGFTKILAKDLVKNLVEQAFQYHPTVVLGERVTTLHKDNGVIELGTDKGTKHYSKAVLIAAGVGAFSPNRLEAPGASDYEGKGVYYFVKDKSAFKDKNLLIVGGGDSAVDWALNIKETARKITLVHRRDVFRAHEGSVVELMKSGVEVKLFYEVRRVVGDGSKINQVVVFDNRSQAETTLDVDVILVNIGFRADLGPIKNWGLEISGREIAANGKMETSIPGVYVAGDIAGPLDGVKLNLIATGYAQAALAVNVAKAYVDPNSKIFPGHSSEMKK
- a CDS encoding 50S ribosomal protein L15e, encoding MPMYQQISKTWQAIFHEKAADIRVRAVQLRKEPAMLRVDRPWRLDRARALGYKAKEGVVVVRIRVSRGGMRKQRPTSGRRPKHMGVLKIKSDVSSQTVAERRVSERYPNMSLLGSYPVWHDGRFAWFECILVDPLHPAVKKDYNFGRALGTVS
- a CDS encoding hydroxyacid dehydrogenase gives rise to the protein MTKILICDQVEVDSLALGDSIDVDYRPSITREELLETVGPYDALIVRSRTKVDRDLIDRASSLKLVARPGTGLDNVDVEYAKSKGIQVVNSPESLVEAVSEHVVLLMLALSRKLVEADQSIKAGRWEKNSLMGTELKGKTLGIVGLGRIGRRIAEIAGTLGMHVLIYDVIAIPDEVISKLHARVVLLDELFASSDYVTLHVPLTAESRHMVDSERLSGMKKSAFLINTSRGGVVDEDSLAAALAAGQMGGAALDVFEHEPPSGAILKAPNTILTPHIGGQTEEAQADAIAVIGAKVRTFFEKS
- a CDS encoding NAD(P)/FAD-dependent oxidoreductase, coding for MTRVCVVGGGRAGLSACAEAATNGDEVSLFERGPLSGSEGHVAMLESQGVQIRTEEPVLSVGASYMATPRGSVAFDSVVIATGCRPLRRPFPGHKKAGVILLDHPDSLIEKGMDRPGAHRVVVSGSGLPALRVADRLAVAGRRVTLLTNRPAPQAFLNPEVSSQLRGAAEERGVSILDSELARVLGLEEVEAVLAGGSLIPCDLLVIVPAMVPNVPMVQAEQDSSGAILVDSLLKAGSPGVFAAGECACLRPDGISHGIIPASAARSSGRVAGANASGQRVHFRLHLGFEAEVFGVRLTSVGMSLEEATGEGFDPREVRMSTAEGLCLIVYDRRDSGVLGAQLVGRPGAKVLEFLSQAVSQRAPLAALAYQGAWDSTDISLVSETAREGLRRAQ
- a CDS encoding redox-regulated ATPase YchF — protein: MLVGVVGKPNVGKSTFFAAATLKDVPIADYPFTTIQPNVGVAYLRTKCVCKEMGVKDRPKNSVCVDGARLIPVKLVDVAGLVEGASEGRGLGNKFLDEVRQADALIHVVDASGSTDEEGRKVTPGSHDPIRDLEMVEREFDLWVFGLLRKDWERATKILEQTGGKVVEHVADRLSGLSVSFADVEQAVLHLHFRTEKPSSWTEEQLMQLVLEIRKLTKPSLIAANKADLPTSAPNIGRLKETGRNVVPCAAEAELLLRRAAEHGLVQYVPGDPSFSVPSAEKLSAAQTNALRMVDKEVMKIYGGTGVQQAINEAYFGLLSAVVVFPVEDEAKLSNKDGDVLPDAFVMRGGSTSLDLARTVHSELAETFLYAIDARTGKRLSADHKLANRDIVKIVSSGKRG
- a CDS encoding 30S ribosomal protein S3ae, giving the protein MPKKVAKVRDKWKLKSWVVVTASPSFGSAPIARVPLTDIEKPLGRVIETTLYDILKQDPQHYSFKLFFQIDKVENETASTVFKGHEYSREFLRSLIRRGSSMSDFIRDYTTKDGFIVRVYCTALSQGKMNSSKKHDLRVIMDRVIAERAASLTYDQLAQELVLQKVASDVYNEAKKVTHLRHVGVRKSKLVFRPEQKKAEPLAPLAA
- the serS gene encoding serine--tRNA ligase — protein: MLTKIRLSVRCSSKQVRDSLDDVLAPDNLGGPKGMRFSVVRKERSLNFQISSATAATSLSTAISLLNDVSLFQEVWLLSRQLDASEHGAALSLMDVKLIRESPESVVRSLRRRGTPQKAALVEEAAQADADWRKLKTEADRLRHRQNELTGEVAAVKKKGESIDAKLAEIKDIPREIKDLDARADERYARLSKILLSLPNILHDSVPEGKDESQNVTVRSWGKQPKFDFKPKDHIDVLSALGMVDMERAAKVAGARFSFLMGDAVKLEHAIMQYALDFLMARGFTAVEPPFMLNRSSYEGVVNLDDFGPVIYKLEGEDLHLIATSEHPLVSMHRDEILEASDLPIKYCGFSPCFRVEAGAHGRDTKGIFRVHQFYKVEQVVFSKPEESWKLHEELVSNAEQIYQALGIPYRVIALCSGDTGFMSAKTYDLEAWLPSQGNYREMASASNVTDFQARRLLIRYREKQNVPTTLVHTLNSSAVVTRTLVALVENFQQKDGSVKIPKVLGPYMGGVESLQRQ